A part of Balneolaceae bacterium genomic DNA contains:
- a CDS encoding ABC transporter permease, with amino-acid sequence MLWNHIKISLRNIRRHKLFSAINILSLTLSLTICLAALMVIKRQYDLDRHHPDPDLTYRVTTDFQYENGASTSYATSPLEIGDALERDYAFVESVVQVHNRFNRYGLANGKKLGIRGNFVSSNLFEEFGIGLRQGSVVSALTRPRTAVLTPEAARRYFGDRSPMGETLTLEGWGEFTVTGVLDAERLQQSHLSLGGVLVSLESLPVLQQTGAISSADAADPGRSWTYLKLEQSSDRQALEEALPSLSERFTAGQELPEEVASYRFRAQALGDITMGPPILRSEIGAGKVRSSEELAVWGLVAFVILFMACFNYTNLSVARALKRAREVGVYKVLGALRGQIITQFVTQSTLTAAASLMLAWALLPFVPLPQGLMDDIRLAQFDFILAAWIAVFCLFTGLLAGLLPAWLLGSRSPVEMLRSRKSLDLIGGLKIRKSLVVAQFTLSIVMIVVALVTYRQSQYAATGDYGFQREGIYTLSLQGQDADLLREEISGIAGVGDITAASDLFGLFTAGDVTLGANRGEEVLHADYLSADRNLPQVMNLELVAGSTFPDQAAGGPESHVLINETAVERLGWPSAGEAVGENVWLADSLQVQIAGVVRDFNYQTKSLAIRPLVMRHLPGAFRHLYIPYTGNDHEAFQEELTSTWERVAPQLPASYNRLDRRLYEAHSHEEDVASLGYYALIALSIACLGLLGMVTYTVEVRTQEVGIRKVLGAGTGNVMRLLSMEFVWLLLGAAAVGLPAGYWIGQQFLGTYAYHVSIGAGTLLAGFGVMAALGLGAIGWQTWQVARRNPVEAIRTE; translated from the coding sequence ATGCTCTGGAACCACATCAAGATCTCGCTGCGCAACATCCGACGCCACAAGCTCTTTTCGGCCATCAACATCCTCAGCCTCACGCTGAGCCTCACCATTTGCCTGGCTGCGCTGATGGTCATCAAGCGCCAGTACGACCTCGACCGGCACCATCCCGATCCCGACCTCACCTACCGCGTGACCACCGACTTTCAGTACGAAAACGGGGCCTCCACATCCTACGCCACCTCGCCCCTGGAGATCGGCGACGCCCTGGAGCGCGACTATGCTTTCGTGGAATCGGTGGTGCAGGTGCACAACCGATTCAATCGCTACGGGCTGGCCAACGGCAAAAAGCTGGGCATAAGAGGCAACTTTGTCTCCTCCAACCTTTTCGAAGAGTTCGGCATCGGCCTGCGGCAGGGCAGCGTGGTCTCCGCCTTGACCCGGCCCCGCACGGCGGTGCTCACGCCGGAGGCCGCCCGACGCTATTTCGGCGACCGAAGTCCCATGGGCGAAACCCTCACCCTGGAGGGATGGGGCGAGTTTACGGTCACGGGCGTGCTTGACGCGGAGCGCCTGCAGCAGTCCCACCTGAGCCTCGGCGGAGTGCTGGTGTCCCTCGAAAGCCTCCCCGTGCTGCAGCAGACCGGCGCCATTTCTTCCGCCGACGCGGCCGACCCCGGACGCAGCTGGACCTACCTGAAGCTGGAGCAGTCCTCCGACCGGCAGGCACTCGAAGAGGCTCTGCCTTCCCTATCGGAGCGCTTCACCGCCGGACAGGAACTGCCCGAAGAGGTGGCCTCCTATCGCTTCCGGGCGCAGGCGCTGGGTGATATCACTATGGGACCCCCCATCCTGCGCAGCGAAATCGGTGCGGGCAAGGTGCGTTCGTCGGAGGAGCTGGCGGTATGGGGACTTGTGGCCTTTGTCATTCTTTTCATGGCCTGCTTCAACTACACCAACCTCTCCGTCGCCCGGGCCCTGAAACGGGCGCGCGAGGTGGGCGTCTACAAGGTGCTGGGTGCCCTGCGGGGACAGATCATCACGCAGTTCGTCACACAGTCCACCCTCACCGCCGCGGCCTCCCTGATGCTGGCCTGGGCCCTGCTTCCCTTTGTACCCCTGCCGCAGGGACTCATGGACGACATCCGGCTGGCGCAGTTCGATTTCATCCTGGCCGCCTGGATTGCCGTTTTCTGCCTCTTCACCGGCCTGCTGGCCGGGCTGCTCCCTGCCTGGCTGCTCGGCTCCCGCTCGCCCGTGGAGATGCTTCGCAGCCGCAAAAGCCTGGATCTGATCGGGGGACTCAAAATCCGGAAGTCACTGGTGGTCGCCCAGTTCACCCTCTCCATTGTGATGATCGTGGTAGCCCTGGTCACCTACCGGCAGTCACAATACGCGGCCACCGGCGACTACGGTTTCCAGCGCGAAGGCATCTACACCCTCAGTCTGCAGGGGCAGGACGCCGACCTTCTGCGAGAGGAGATCTCCGGCATCGCCGGCGTGGGGGACATCACGGCCGCCTCCGATCTCTTCGGCCTCTTCACGGCGGGCGATGTGACCCTGGGTGCAAACCGGGGAGAGGAAGTCCTTCACGCCGACTACCTGTCGGCAGACCGCAACCTGCCGCAGGTTATGAACCTGGAACTGGTGGCGGGCAGCACCTTCCCGGACCAGGCGGCCGGTGGACCCGAAAGCCATGTGCTGATCAACGAGACGGCAGTAGAGCGACTGGGCTGGCCGTCGGCCGGGGAGGCGGTAGGCGAGAACGTCTGGCTGGCCGACAGCCTGCAGGTGCAGATCGCCGGGGTGGTCCGTGACTTCAACTACCAGACCAAAAGCCTGGCCATTCGCCCCCTGGTGATGCGCCACCTGCCGGGTGCGTTCCGCCACCTCTACATACCGTACACAGGCAACGACCACGAGGCCTTCCAGGAGGAGCTGACGTCAACGTGGGAGCGGGTGGCGCCGCAGCTCCCGGCCTCGTACAACCGGCTTGACCGGCGGCTGTACGAGGCTCACTCGCACGAAGAGGACGTCGCCTCGCTGGGCTACTACGCTCTCATCGCCCTGTCCATCGCCTGCCTTGGTCTGCTGGGCATGGTCACCTACACCGTGGAGGTGCGCACCCAGGAGGTGGGCATTCGCAAGGTACTGGGGGCGGGCACCGGCAACGTAATGCGCCTTCTCAGCATGGAGTTCGTCTGGCTGCTGCTGGGGGCGGCGGCTGTGGGACTGCCCGCCGGCTACTGGATCGGGCAGCAGTTCCTGGGAACCTACGCCTACCACGTGTCCATTGGTGCGGGCACCCTGCTGGCCGGTTTCGGCGTGATGGCCGCGCTGGGCCTGGGCGCCATCGGCTGGCAGACCTGGCAGGTGGCCCGGCGGAACCCCGTGGAAGCCATTCGGACCGAGTAG
- a CDS encoding ABC transporter permease, with protein MLWNHIKISLRNIRRHKLFSAVNVISLTLSFTICLAVLMVVKNQLDFDAFHPNADRTYRVITETTRDQGPAERYATAPLPLTERLQDNLPSIEHTVRILGQDIHYGVLANGRKLSGVRAFSEPSFFKVFGFGLRHGHPGTALAEPRSVVLTPETARRFFGDGNPVGETFDIDGSDVYTVTGVLERSLEHSHLSFDFLVSLNTLTAGGRENVLDNWQNLSSARVYVQLAHGTGASRLEQALAPLAEEVNRNQQLPEGITAYGFTSQGLTDITPGQNLQNEMTYGKIRSSSELLILFGIAMVLLLMACFNYTNLSIAQALRRSLEVGIYKLFGARRRQIVGQFVVQAILIAAASLIFAYALLPFVPLPNTLAGEIRSVIFDARLLAWMALFSVVAGLLAGGLPAWMLSAMQPVKVLKGLRGMNLMKGISLRKFLVTLQFAISIVLLITASVVYQQSQFAATTDYGFRQENIYNLSLQNEVDPQLMKDELTSIPGVEMVSSISRPFGLMSSPESFYLDPEGEGIHGDMFPVDRHAVPNLELELVAGQNFTLEMEQAPGNHVLVNEHFLTVTEWETPAEALGETIYWREQELEILGVVKDFNYRSVEMPIRPLILPHLPGWARHLQVRVTDGMGETVAARVEEAWNRVAPQLPLDYRPFSRDIYRFHANEQTVASLGYYALIALSIACLGLLGMVTYTVQVRTREVGIRKVLGAGMGSVLGLLSREFVLLLAIATGIGLPAGYWLGQLYLNNFAYHISIGFGILFTGFAVMAGLGLLAIGWQTWQVARRNPVEAIRSE; from the coding sequence ATGCTCTGGAACCACATCAAGATCTCGCTGCGCAACATCCGACGCCACAAGCTCTTTTCGGCTGTCAACGTTATCAGCCTCACGCTGAGCTTCACCATCTGCCTGGCGGTGCTGATGGTGGTTAAGAATCAGCTCGATTTCGACGCCTTCCATCCGAATGCAGACCGCACCTACCGGGTAATCACGGAGACCACCCGTGACCAGGGTCCCGCCGAACGTTACGCCACCGCACCCCTGCCGTTGACTGAACGGTTGCAGGACAACCTTCCCTCCATCGAGCACACGGTACGTATTCTGGGACAGGATATACACTACGGGGTGCTGGCCAACGGCAGAAAGCTCTCTGGCGTGCGCGCATTCAGCGAGCCCTCATTTTTCAAGGTATTCGGCTTCGGGCTGCGTCACGGCCATCCCGGCACGGCCCTGGCTGAGCCCCGGTCGGTAGTGCTCACGCCCGAAACAGCCCGCCGTTTCTTCGGAGATGGGAACCCTGTGGGCGAGACCTTTGATATCGACGGCTCCGACGTTTATACGGTAACGGGCGTGCTGGAGCGCAGTCTGGAGCATTCCCATCTCTCCTTCGATTTCCTGGTCTCCCTGAACACCCTTACCGCCGGGGGCCGGGAGAACGTACTGGACAATTGGCAGAACCTCTCCAGCGCCAGGGTTTACGTGCAACTCGCTCACGGCACCGGCGCCTCGCGGCTGGAGCAGGCGCTCGCCCCCCTGGCTGAAGAGGTTAACCGCAACCAGCAGCTTCCCGAAGGGATTACCGCCTATGGATTCACTTCCCAGGGCCTGACGGACATCACACCGGGGCAGAATCTCCAAAATGAGATGACCTACGGCAAAATACGCTCCTCCTCCGAGCTGCTCATCCTCTTCGGCATCGCCATGGTGCTCCTGCTTATGGCCTGCTTCAACTACACCAACCTCTCCATCGCACAGGCACTGCGGCGTTCCCTGGAAGTGGGGATCTACAAACTCTTCGGTGCCCGTCGGCGTCAGATCGTCGGCCAGTTCGTGGTGCAGGCCATCCTCATCGCAGCAGCCTCCCTCATCTTCGCCTACGCCCTTCTGCCGTTCGTGCCCCTGCCCAACACCCTGGCCGGGGAGATCCGTTCGGTGATCTTCGACGCCAGACTCCTTGCCTGGATGGCCCTCTTCTCCGTGGTGGCCGGCCTGCTGGCCGGTGGACTCCCCGCCTGGATGCTTTCCGCCATGCAGCCGGTCAAGGTACTGAAAGGACTCAGGGGCATGAACCTGATGAAGGGTATCAGCCTGCGCAAATTCCTGGTCACCCTTCAGTTTGCCATCTCCATCGTACTGCTCATCACTGCCTCTGTGGTCTACCAACAGTCGCAGTTCGCCGCCACAACCGACTACGGCTTCCGCCAGGAGAATATTTACAATCTCAGCCTGCAGAATGAGGTGGATCCACAACTCATGAAAGATGAGCTGACATCTATACCAGGTGTGGAAATGGTCTCCTCCATATCCCGCCCCTTCGGTCTTATGTCCAGTCCCGAGTCCTTCTACCTCGATCCTGAAGGCGAGGGCATTCACGGGGACATGTTTCCGGTGGACCGACACGCGGTGCCCAATCTGGAGCTCGAGCTGGTGGCGGGACAAAACTTCACGTTGGAGATGGAACAGGCTCCGGGCAACCACGTACTGGTCAACGAGCATTTCCTGACCGTGACCGAATGGGAGACGCCGGCCGAGGCGTTGGGCGAGACCATCTACTGGAGGGAACAGGAGCTGGAGATCCTGGGCGTGGTCAAAGACTTCAACTACCGCAGCGTCGAAATGCCCATACGTCCCCTGATCCTGCCCCACCTTCCCGGCTGGGCCCGCCACCTGCAGGTTCGCGTAACCGATGGCATGGGAGAGACCGTCGCAGCCCGGGTAGAGGAGGCCTGGAACCGGGTCGCTCCTCAGCTTCCCCTCGACTACCGTCCCTTCAGCAGAGATATCTACCGTTTCCACGCTAACGAACAGACCGTCGCATCCCTGGGATACTACGCTCTAATTGCCCTCTCCATTGCCTGCCTGGGACTGCTGGGCATGGTAACCTACACCGTGCAAGTGCGTACGCGTGAGGTGGGCATCCGTAAGGTGCTGGGTGCTGGAATGGGGAGCGTGCTGGGCCTGCTCTCCCGCGAATTCGTCCTGCTGCTGGCCATCGCCACAGGTATAGGACTACCGGCGGGCTACTGGCTGGGGCAACTCTACCTAAACAACTTCGCCTACCATATCAGCATCGGATTCGGCATCTTATTTACAGGTTTTGCCGTAATGGCCGGGCTCGGCCTGCTGGCCATCGGCTGGCAGACCTGGCAGGTGGCCCGGCGCAACCCCGTGGAAGCCATCCGCTCTGAGTAG
- a CDS encoding GAF domain-containing SpoIIE family protein phosphatase, with product MKENDSLARENRQLQLAVNELSVLNEVATAISSTQPVEGVIEEIVRRCIRHLRVEEGVVSLLAAEDGQAGDKQAGAAGKAGADAPQFQTMVRSRASSSEKIPLRLDTRLAGWMMKNRAVLLSNDIRDDERFRFLDSGDFRYSSLLCTPLMIKGKLTGYLAVFNKKDSGGFSEEDKRLLSIIASQSAQVIENARLYEEEKALIALQEEMRMAREIQLNLLPKHTPELPGYELFAVNLPARSVGGDYYDFVRPASGGTGFCVGDITGKGMPAAMLMANLQATFRSQAMGAGDCRLCLTGTNRLLCRSTEPSKFATLFYGVLRPEEGVIDYANGGHDAALLFRGGDEPERLEATGLLLGVVEETDYEGGRVNMDPGDWLLLYTDGITEAMNVAQEEFGLDRLIDLGRSLADVPAEKAGRAILEAVRTHAGSNSQSDDITLMVIRRTA from the coding sequence ATGAAGGAGAACGACTCTCTGGCCCGGGAAAACAGGCAGCTTCAGCTGGCCGTGAACGAACTGTCGGTGCTGAACGAGGTGGCCACGGCCATCTCCTCCACCCAGCCCGTGGAGGGGGTCATCGAGGAGATCGTCCGGCGCTGCATCCGCCACCTGCGCGTGGAGGAGGGTGTGGTGAGCCTGCTGGCGGCCGAGGACGGCCAGGCCGGCGATAAACAGGCGGGAGCTGCTGGCAAGGCCGGCGCGGACGCTCCGCAGTTCCAGACCATGGTCCGAAGCCGGGCCTCCTCCTCCGAAAAAATCCCCCTTCGGCTGGATACCCGCCTGGCGGGCTGGATGATGAAGAACCGCGCCGTCCTGCTGAGCAACGACATCCGTGATGACGAGCGCTTCCGCTTTCTCGATTCCGGCGACTTCCGCTACTCCTCCCTGCTGTGCACCCCCCTTATGATCAAGGGTAAGCTGACCGGCTACCTGGCCGTGTTCAACAAGAAAGATTCCGGCGGTTTCAGCGAGGAGGACAAACGCCTGCTCTCCATCATCGCCTCCCAGTCGGCCCAGGTGATCGAGAATGCCCGCCTCTACGAAGAGGAGAAGGCGCTGATCGCCCTTCAGGAGGAAATGCGCATGGCGAGGGAGATCCAGCTTAACCTGCTGCCCAAACACACCCCCGAGCTGCCGGGCTACGAGCTGTTCGCCGTCAACCTGCCTGCCCGTTCGGTGGGAGGCGATTACTACGATTTCGTCCGTCCCGCGTCGGGCGGAACAGGCTTCTGCGTGGGCGACATCACCGGCAAGGGCATGCCCGCGGCCATGCTCATGGCCAACCTGCAGGCCACCTTCCGCAGCCAGGCCATGGGCGCCGGCGACTGCCGCCTCTGCCTGACCGGCACCAACCGGCTGCTCTGCCGCAGCACCGAGCCCTCCAAGTTCGCCACCCTCTTCTACGGGGTGCTCCGGCCGGAAGAGGGGGTCATCGACTACGCAAACGGGGGACACGACGCGGCCCTGCTCTTCCGGGGCGGAGACGAGCCGGAGCGCCTGGAGGCCACCGGACTCCTGCTGGGCGTGGTGGAGGAGACGGACTACGAAGGCGGGAGGGTGAACATGGATCCCGGGGATTGGCTGCTGCTCTACACCGACGGCATTACCGAGGCCATGAACGTCGCCCAGGAGGAGTTCGGCCTGGATCGGCTTATTGATCTGGGCCGCTCGCTGGCGGACGTCCCGGCCGAGAAGGCGGGGCGCGCCATCCTCGAGGCCGTGCGCACCCACGCGGGGTCCAACTCCCAAAGCGACGACATCACCCTGATGGTGATCCGCAGGACCGCCTGA
- a CDS encoding mechanosensitive ion channel family protein yields the protein MLDNLANAFLEELQQLVDFLPELLFASLVLLAFYGLGRLLAKGAHRLILRSSMPSAYHPYFVTLIRGLTLLVGIIVFLNMIGYGTLATSLVAGGGLTAVVLGFAFKDIGENFLAGFFLAFSRPFNTDDVIETEGVLGRVKSIQLRHIHIRTADGCDVFVPSVQLFTKPLHNYTLDGLRRGSFTVGIDYGDDARAAADMLLEVTQNTPGVLGDPKASVQIKGFDPNFVQLQVFFWIRSTDQELTLTSTRFELMNNCREALQKKGYTFSSSVTTAVEMRPVEVSLNR from the coding sequence ATGCTAGATAATCTTGCCAACGCCTTCCTGGAAGAACTGCAGCAGCTGGTGGACTTCCTGCCCGAGCTCCTCTTCGCCTCCCTTGTCCTGCTGGCCTTCTATGGGCTGGGACGCCTCCTCGCCAAGGGCGCGCACCGGCTGATCCTTCGCAGCAGCATGCCCAGCGCCTACCATCCCTATTTCGTGACGCTTATACGTGGACTGACACTGCTTGTGGGAATCATCGTCTTCCTGAACATGATCGGATACGGCACGCTGGCAACCAGCCTGGTGGCGGGCGGGGGACTCACCGCGGTGGTGCTGGGCTTTGCCTTCAAGGACATTGGCGAGAATTTCCTGGCCGGTTTCTTCCTGGCGTTCAGCCGTCCTTTCAACACCGACGACGTCATCGAAACCGAGGGGGTGCTGGGGAGGGTAAAAAGCATCCAGCTGCGGCATATTCATATTCGGACCGCCGACGGATGCGACGTTTTCGTACCCAGTGTCCAGCTGTTCACCAAACCGCTGCACAATTACACGCTGGACGGGCTCCGACGCGGAAGCTTTACGGTGGGCATCGACTACGGAGACGACGCCCGGGCGGCGGCAGATATGCTACTGGAGGTGACCCAAAATACGCCCGGGGTGCTCGGGGATCCGAAGGCGTCCGTACAGATCAAGGGATTCGACCCCAATTTTGTGCAGCTCCAGGTCTTCTTCTGGATTCGTTCGACCGACCAGGAGTTGACCCTCACCAGTACGCGCTTCGAGTTGATGAACAACTGCCGTGAGGCGCTCCAGAAGAAGGGTTATACCTTCAGCTCCAGCGTGACCACGGCGGTGGAGATGCGTCCGGTGGAGGTAAGCCTGAACCGCTGA
- a CDS encoding 6-bladed beta-propeller: protein MNRISLVIPGLFLLLLFGGCSQERTASEGGVEKLDLRFEQAFVIGDTTMQADTLRIPSPGEIVTGPGGRIHIADSKLNTIQVYDQNGQFLHSIGGPGSGPGEFESISAMNINSRGELVVADAPAARISFFSREGSLITELAPSQEDLIWPAQMEFVSGNRFLILNKLYPNARPEPSVQQAYLHLYSARYDQRLQSFAPVESVLQRNIPYMLHATRTFHRGHMVSDGNRTAWYVPGIYEGRILQYAESDTGWSWKRTLRGRLSADEAIEADSDSEYAGSISRYDEEGMKTYTAYVKSHSLGLFRLDDGRLVHFSSQVADTVRRLQVEVFDKQGRLQGIGTLPRFRLSLSENNAPLTFAWMDDRRRFYVIDEREVPVVRVGTVVGL, encoded by the coding sequence GTGAACCGCATATCTCTGGTCATTCCGGGACTTTTCCTGCTTCTCCTTTTCGGCGGCTGCAGCCAGGAACGCACGGCATCGGAAGGCGGCGTGGAGAAGCTGGACCTGCGCTTCGAGCAGGCGTTTGTCATCGGCGACACCACCATGCAGGCCGATACCCTTCGCATCCCCTCTCCCGGAGAGATTGTCACCGGTCCAGGTGGACGCATTCACATCGCGGATTCCAAACTGAACACCATCCAGGTATACGATCAGAACGGGCAATTCCTTCATTCCATCGGGGGACCCGGAAGCGGGCCGGGCGAATTTGAGAGTATTTCCGCCATGAACATAAATTCCAGGGGTGAGCTGGTGGTTGCGGACGCCCCGGCGGCCCGCATCAGTTTCTTTTCCCGGGAGGGTTCCCTGATCACCGAACTCGCCCCATCGCAGGAGGACCTTATCTGGCCTGCGCAAATGGAGTTCGTGTCGGGCAACCGCTTCCTTATCCTGAACAAGCTTTACCCCAATGCGCGGCCCGAGCCCTCGGTGCAGCAAGCCTACCTCCACCTGTACAGCGCGCGCTACGACCAGCGCCTGCAGTCCTTCGCGCCCGTTGAATCCGTGCTGCAGCGTAACATCCCCTACATGCTCCACGCCACCCGCACCTTCCATCGGGGTCACATGGTCTCGGACGGAAACCGCACCGCCTGGTACGTGCCGGGCATCTACGAGGGACGCATTCTGCAGTACGCCGAAAGCGACACCGGGTGGAGCTGGAAGCGGACGCTGAGGGGACGTCTCTCGGCGGATGAGGCCATCGAAGCAGACTCCGATTCCGAATATGCCGGGAGCATCTCCCGCTACGACGAGGAGGGTATGAAGACCTACACGGCCTACGTGAAGAGCCACAGCCTGGGACTGTTTCGCCTGGACGACGGCAGGCTGGTGCATTTCAGCTCCCAGGTGGCCGACACCGTCCGCCGTCTGCAGGTGGAGGTATTCGACAAGCAGGGCAGGCTGCAGGGCATCGGGACACTTCCCCGCTTCCGACTGTCGCTGTCGGAGAACAACGCGCCTCTCACTTTTGCCTGGATGGACGACCGCCGGCGCTTCTATGTGATCGACGAAAGGGAGGTTCCCGTGGTTCGCGTGGGGACGGTAGTGGGACTGTAA
- a CDS encoding protein kinase: MPDSVLHFDIMEKLGEGGMGVVYLARDTRLDRRVALKFLPRYISGNDEERRRFRIEAQSAARLNHPHIAQVYSIEETEEELFIVMEYVEGKELREVIAGEELTMERRAEVALQIARALQAAHEKGIIHRDIKSSNIMLDNGGRVKVMDFGLARMQGSEHITRPGSTLGTTAYMSPEQLAGYDLDPRSDIWSYGVVLYELFSGRLPFRGAYDPALMYAIAEEEPEPLEASGGHLPDGVETVIAGCLVKDREKRYPDMEAVISDLEEGAEASGAPGRGRGGRTGRAGAVARLGIRRRAAAFLSVVLLLALAFWLVPWSGSQGVPGRKYLAVLPIESIGGDTGVQAICDGLAETLSYRLSELEQFDPSYWVAPASELRRERIQTAAQANRRFGVNLAVLSTVQEVGDSLRLIMELVDADQVRRLDSEQVTVHRGDLAALEQGGVRAMLSMMQIDVDSRMTRMLQEGAPSNPQAYEWYLKGMASLQHYASQDSLDSAIRLFREAVAADTGFALAYAGIGEASWRKYETTRSASYLEQAKRALDEALLRGEELPRVQELKGRLSAGTGDHVQAIMHFTRALEMDPRYHAAYRGLARVYDAQGQPDKAVDTYRRAIELKPDYWEGYKDLGIHFLGKGRYGDAVEQFRQVTRLTPQNATAWSNLGVAYYYDGQGELARQMMEHSLELEPNPLTANNLAGFYYWDGLYAEAAAQYEVVLEDLGDRYDIWANLAAAYHWSGEEEKSQEAYRQAIRRAEEQLQVNPGDAQVMADLGGYYADLADTARALSWIRKATALTPQNVRVRHRAVFVYEKSGMRDEALEWIQPSMLPDIESQPEFRELVADPAYGNLKEQLLAEEDR, encoded by the coding sequence ATGCCCGATTCAGTTCTGCACTTCGATATTATGGAAAAGCTTGGGGAAGGTGGCATGGGTGTGGTCTACCTGGCCCGGGATACCCGCCTGGACCGCCGCGTGGCCCTGAAATTCCTGCCCCGCTACATTTCCGGCAACGACGAGGAGCGCCGGCGTTTTCGCATAGAGGCCCAGTCGGCCGCCCGCCTCAACCATCCGCACATCGCCCAGGTCTATTCCATCGAGGAGACGGAGGAGGAGCTCTTTATTGTCATGGAGTACGTGGAGGGAAAGGAGCTGAGGGAGGTGATCGCCGGGGAGGAGCTGACGATGGAGCGCAGGGCGGAGGTGGCCCTGCAGATCGCCCGTGCCCTGCAGGCGGCCCACGAAAAGGGTATCATCCACCGCGACATCAAGTCGAGCAATATCATGCTCGACAACGGGGGACGCGTGAAGGTGATGGACTTCGGGCTGGCCCGCATGCAGGGGTCCGAGCACATCACCCGGCCCGGATCCACCCTGGGAACTACCGCCTACATGTCGCCCGAACAGCTGGCGGGCTACGATCTGGACCCACGCTCCGACATATGGTCGTACGGCGTGGTTTTGTACGAGCTGTTTTCGGGCCGGCTGCCCTTCCGGGGCGCCTACGACCCCGCCCTGATGTACGCCATCGCCGAGGAGGAGCCTGAACCCCTGGAGGCCTCCGGCGGCCATCTTCCTGACGGCGTGGAGACCGTGATCGCAGGATGCCTGGTAAAGGACCGCGAGAAGCGTTACCCCGATATGGAGGCCGTGATAAGCGACCTGGAGGAGGGGGCGGAGGCTTCGGGGGCACCGGGCCGCGGCAGAGGAGGCCGCACGGGGCGCGCGGGAGCGGTCGCACGGCTCGGCATCCGAAGGCGGGCCGCAGCTTTCCTGTCGGTCGTACTGCTGCTGGCGCTGGCCTTCTGGCTGGTCCCCTGGTCCGGAAGTCAGGGCGTACCGGGAAGGAAGTACCTGGCGGTGCTGCCCATCGAATCCATCGGGGGCGATACCGGCGTCCAGGCCATTTGCGACGGGCTGGCGGAAACCCTCTCCTACCGTCTTTCCGAACTGGAGCAGTTCGATCCCTCCTACTGGGTGGCTCCGGCCAGCGAGCTGCGCCGCGAGCGCATTCAGACCGCCGCCCAGGCCAACCGCCGCTTCGGGGTGAACCTGGCGGTGCTTTCCACCGTGCAGGAGGTGGGCGACTCCCTCCGGCTTATCATGGAGCTGGTGGACGCCGACCAGGTGCGGCGGCTGGACAGCGAACAGGTGACGGTACACCGGGGCGACCTGGCCGCCCTCGAGCAGGGCGGCGTGCGCGCCATGCTGAGTATGATGCAGATCGATGTGGACTCCCGCATGACCCGGATGCTGCAGGAGGGGGCTCCCTCCAACCCGCAGGCCTACGAATGGTATCTCAAGGGCATGGCCAGCCTGCAGCATTACGCCAGCCAGGACAGCCTCGACAGCGCCATCCGGCTCTTCCGGGAGGCGGTGGCGGCCGACACCGGTTTCGCCCTCGCCTATGCGGGCATAGGGGAGGCGAGCTGGCGCAAGTACGAAACGACCCGCAGCGCCAGCTACCTGGAACAGGCGAAGCGTGCCCTCGACGAGGCCCTCCTGCGCGGGGAGGAGCTTCCCCGTGTGCAGGAGCTGAAGGGCCGGCTCAGCGCGGGCACCGGCGACCATGTGCAGGCCATCATGCATTTCACCCGCGCCCTGGAGATGGATCCGCGCTACCACGCCGCATACCGTGGACTGGCCCGCGTGTACGACGCCCAGGGCCAGCCGGACAAGGCCGTGGACACCTACCGGCGGGCCATCGAGCTGAAGCCCGACTACTGGGAGGGCTACAAGGACCTGGGCATTCATTTCCTGGGCAAGGGCCGCTACGGCGACGCCGTCGAGCAGTTCCGGCAGGTAACCCGGCTCACCCCGCAGAATGCCACCGCCTGGTCCAACCTGGGCGTTGCCTACTACTATGACGGCCAGGGCGAACTTGCGCGGCAGATGATGGAACACTCCCTGGAACTGGAGCCCAATCCGCTTACCGCCAACAACCTGGCGGGGTTCTACTATTGGGACGGCCTCTACGCCGAGGCAGCTGCCCAATATGAAGTGGTGCTGGAGGACCTGGGCGACCGCTACGACATCTGGGCCAATCTCGCTGCCGCCTACCACTGGAGCGGAGAGGAGGAGAAATCACAGGAGGCGTATCGCCAGGCCATCCGCAGGGCCGAAGAGCAGCTGCAGGTAAACCCAGGAGACGCGCAGGTGATGGCCGACCTGGGCGGCTATTATGCCGACCTGGCTGACACGGCCCGCGCGCTGTCGTGGATTCGCAAGGCCACCGCCCTCACCCCGCAAAACGTGCGGGTCCGGCACCGGGCTGTATTTGTCTACGAGAAATCGGGCATGCGCGATGAAGCCCTGGAGTGGATACAGCCCTCCATGCTGCCCGACATCGAATCCCAGCCGGAGTTCCGCGAGCTGGTGGCCGACCCGGCCTATGGCAACCTGAAGGAGCAACTGCTCGCGGAAGAGGACCGCTGA